In Sphingobacterium zeae, one genomic interval encodes:
- a CDS encoding AI-2E family transporter, protein MENKDPLPQINHRFVSRVWIAAGIISFIVVALLLSWKANQVFLYTLAGAIIAIYFHGFAGLIARKTKISPKWSLPLSIILSISFLFGTFFLIGARVTGEVVQFTKEVPSLVEDAKNFIEGNSNIKLIYEKIASSKIVEKASLLLGGFFNSTVGVFGDIYIVLFIGIFFTAAPDQYKTGIVKLLPADMRLQGNNLIEKIVKNLRSWLKGMLFSMFVVFVLTSIGLAILGIDLWLVLALIAGLLSFIPNFGPIISIIPAALVALSKSPSTALWVIVLYCFVQLVESNFITPLVQQELIKTPPALIIISQVFVGIWLGAWGVILATPILVIVMVLVQELYIKKQDQKQSLSK, encoded by the coding sequence TTGGAAAATAAAGATCCTTTACCACAGATAAACCATCGATTTGTGTCAAGAGTATGGATAGCCGCAGGCATCATATCGTTTATAGTCGTCGCCCTCCTGCTATCTTGGAAAGCCAATCAGGTGTTCTTGTATACTTTAGCTGGTGCCATCATTGCAATATACTTTCATGGATTTGCAGGTTTAATCGCCCGAAAAACAAAGATATCCCCAAAATGGTCACTTCCACTTTCTATCATTTTGTCGATCAGCTTTTTATTTGGAACTTTTTTTCTAATTGGAGCCCGCGTTACAGGTGAGGTGGTTCAGTTTACCAAAGAAGTTCCTAGCCTAGTAGAAGATGCTAAAAACTTCATCGAAGGCAATAGTAACATAAAACTGATTTATGAAAAAATAGCTTCTTCTAAAATAGTCGAGAAAGCTTCACTATTATTGGGTGGATTTTTTAATAGTACAGTCGGCGTTTTTGGAGATATCTATATCGTACTATTTATTGGAATTTTTTTCACGGCGGCTCCCGACCAATATAAGACTGGCATTGTAAAGCTTCTTCCAGCCGATATGCGTTTACAAGGTAATAATTTGATAGAAAAAATTGTAAAAAATCTCAGGTCTTGGTTAAAGGGAATGCTATTCTCAATGTTCGTTGTGTTTGTACTTACGAGCATTGGACTTGCTATTTTGGGTATAGATTTGTGGCTAGTATTAGCTCTTATTGCAGGGCTATTAAGTTTCATTCCCAACTTTGGTCCGATTATATCAATTATTCCAGCAGCTCTTGTTGCCCTTTCAAAATCCCCATCTACTGCTTTGTGGGTGATTGTGCTTTATTGTTTTGTTCAGTTGGTAGAGAGCAATTTTATTACACCCTTGGTGCAACAGGAATTGATCAAAACGCCCCCCGCGTTAATTATCATTTCGCAAGTATTTGTCGGGATCTGGCTTGGAGCCTGGGGGGTTATACTTGCTACACCAATTTTGGTCATTGTTATGGTGTTGGTACAAGAACTTTATATTAAAAAGCAGGATCAAAAGCAGTCACTTTCTAAATAA
- a CDS encoding response regulator gives MTENSIGIAVADDSPIHRKLISIILKRDPRFHLHGVFNNGSDLILATDQMDLKRSIYFLDILMPIKNGPQTTILLKELNPNALIFGYTSLFCSPMVDQMYYNGAKKIYQKGEKSLQLIFDEIYECCILEWAE, from the coding sequence ATGACTGAAAACAGTATTGGTATCGCAGTGGCAGATGATTCGCCAATTCATAGAAAGCTCATTTCTATTATTTTAAAAAGGGATCCACGTTTCCATCTTCATGGCGTTTTTAACAATGGGAGCGATTTAATTTTGGCAACCGATCAAATGGATCTCAAGCGTAGTATATATTTTCTTGATATTTTGATGCCTATTAAGAACGGACCTCAAACTACTATTTTGCTGAAAGAGCTGAATCCGAACGCTTTAATTTTTGGATACACTAGCCTGTTTTGCAGTCCAATGGTGGACCAGATGTATTATAATGGTGCGAAGAAGATATACCAAAAAGGGGAAAAATCTCTTCAGTTAATTTTCGATGAAATATACGAATGCTGTATCTTAGAGTGGGCAGAATGA
- a CDS encoding glycoside hydrolase family 16 protein, with protein sequence MMTAARLLIFILLNVLFLSYGLGKQGKPVKSTIVKVDNGFTIMRNGQPYFIKGAGGTSNLEKLKAYGGNSIRTWTPQQADEILNKAQTLGLTVTLGLDVKTERHGFDYNNPAAVAKQKEYVRAIILKYKDHPALLTWGIGNELNLHYSNPKVWDAVNSIAEMIHELDPNHLVTTMLAGVNQKEINYIKTRCPALDLIAVQVYGGLAAVPEQLKKTGWNKPYIVTEWGPTGHWEGLQTPWGAPIEETSHEKAKVYKSRYEAAIGQDKNCLGSYVFLWGQKQERTPTWYGLFTEQGEENEVVDVMQYLWSAQWPRNRAPQLDSLLLNHRHAKDFIYLESGKSYPIEAFVHDPDGDKLQIRWELLKESTDLKEGGDREERPQGLSGFIQNNAVDRTLLTAPPLEGAYRLFVYANDGNNKVATANIPFFVKSNSGKANEITYHFSPTPIWADEFNYSGLPDKTKWSYDVGSLYNGWGNNEQQYYMEASASNSIVENGVLKIMARKGNKKDKPYTSARLTSKNKGDFKYGRFEARAKLPRGIGTWPAIWMLPTDMKYGNWPKSGEIDILEHVGYDQDMVHISVHTQAYNHSINTQKTSKKKLSGVSEEFHSYRVDWTPTYIKGFIDGQEIFHFVNQNRSFKEWPFDQKFHWLLNLAVGGNWGGKEGVDDTIFPATFEIDYVRVYGLLD encoded by the coding sequence ATGATGACAGCAGCAAGACTACTAATATTCATATTGTTAAACGTACTTTTCCTTTCCTATGGATTGGGAAAGCAAGGCAAACCCGTTAAATCGACAATCGTTAAAGTTGACAATGGTTTTACAATAATGCGTAATGGACAGCCGTACTTCATTAAAGGAGCAGGCGGAACAAGTAATCTGGAAAAATTAAAAGCGTATGGAGGCAACTCCATACGCACATGGACACCCCAGCAAGCTGATGAAATCCTAAATAAAGCACAAACGCTGGGCCTTACGGTAACCCTAGGGCTTGATGTGAAAACAGAACGCCATGGCTTTGATTACAATAATCCTGCAGCTGTTGCCAAACAAAAAGAATATGTTCGCGCAATTATCCTGAAATATAAGGATCATCCGGCATTGCTAACATGGGGAATCGGCAATGAGCTCAACCTGCATTACAGTAACCCAAAAGTATGGGATGCGGTCAATTCGATCGCCGAGATGATCCATGAATTAGATCCCAATCATCTGGTTACTACCATGCTGGCCGGTGTGAATCAAAAGGAAATTAATTATATCAAAACCAGGTGCCCAGCACTGGACCTGATTGCTGTACAAGTATATGGTGGACTTGCCGCTGTTCCTGAGCAATTAAAAAAGACGGGATGGAATAAACCCTATATTGTGACAGAATGGGGACCTACAGGCCATTGGGAAGGCCTGCAAACACCTTGGGGAGCTCCGATTGAAGAGACCAGCCACGAAAAAGCGAAAGTTTACAAAAGCCGATACGAAGCCGCTATCGGACAAGATAAAAACTGTCTGGGCTCTTATGTCTTTTTGTGGGGACAAAAACAGGAACGTACACCAACATGGTATGGATTATTCACAGAGCAAGGTGAGGAAAATGAGGTTGTCGATGTTATGCAGTACCTTTGGTCGGCCCAATGGCCCCGTAATCGGGCCCCGCAGTTAGACTCTCTATTATTGAATCATAGGCATGCAAAAGATTTTATCTACCTTGAATCCGGTAAATCCTACCCTATAGAAGCCTTTGTACATGATCCCGACGGCGATAAATTACAGATACGTTGGGAGCTTCTCAAAGAAAGCACAGACCTTAAAGAAGGTGGCGACCGTGAAGAGCGTCCGCAGGGATTAAGTGGCTTTATACAAAATAATGCAGTTGACAGGACACTCTTGACGGCTCCTCCTCTAGAAGGCGCCTATCGGCTCTTCGTCTATGCAAACGATGGAAATAACAAGGTAGCGACCGCCAACATCCCCTTTTTTGTCAAGTCAAATTCAGGTAAAGCAAATGAGATAACCTATCATTTTTCGCCAACACCAATATGGGCTGATGAATTTAATTACTCAGGATTGCCAGATAAAACCAAATGGTCTTATGATGTCGGTTCTTTGTACAACGGCTGGGGCAACAATGAACAGCAGTATTACATGGAGGCTTCAGCATCAAATTCCATCGTGGAAAACGGTGTCCTTAAGATTATGGCGAGAAAAGGAAATAAAAAGGACAAACCCTATACCTCTGCACGGCTGACCAGCAAGAATAAAGGAGACTTCAAGTATGGCAGATTTGAGGCGCGTGCAAAATTGCCAAGAGGGATTGGTACCTGGCCAGCGATCTGGATGCTTCCTACTGATATGAAATATGGTAATTGGCCTAAATCGGGAGAAATAGATATACTTGAACATGTCGGATACGATCAGGATATGGTGCATATATCGGTGCATACCCAAGCTTATAATCATAGCATAAACACACAGAAAACGAGTAAAAAAAAGCTGTCTGGTGTTTCTGAAGAATTTCACAGCTATCGTGTAGACTGGACACCGACATATATAAAAGGTTTCATTGACGGACAAGAGATCTTTCACTTTGTCAATCAAAATAGGAGCTTCAAAGAATGGCCTTTTGACCAAAAGTTCCATTGGTTACTTAACCTCGCTGTAGGCGGAAACTGGGGCGGAAAAGAGGGCGTAGATGATACAATATTCCCCGCAACGTTCGAAATAGACTATGTCCGTGTATATGGTCTATTGGATTAA
- a CDS encoding RagB/SusD family nutrient uptake outer membrane protein has product MKTFQYVLIASCLGLSSSLSSCNKFLDKPLENQQRSEEIDYSNTALMYGPVSGVYRSASDDNLVHWIDLSIRCMRDDDYQQAAPNPNDNPELMGIKNFQNDVTIQSYWGINQSWISYYSLVIAANNALIELDNFAEKIPVSNAADIKLNRQYKAEVRFLRAYAHLMVSRLFGNVPILIDSDNIGRLATIQKSTVAEVRQFIIDEMNACSEDLEDARPNQSKHIGAVTKYSALLLKAKAAADLAGNDNGSAHWNDVLDATNKIIASGRFSLYPNYYELFKIPGKLSNESIFELQYSDFGLGTGDIVRPGVDWGTFFKWQGPSGDQKGSPISGAGWVPPSQNIVDFLTNRGETERLKTTILYCGVDGNPATTSLTPSGDVVYGNPFGVKYFNGKAYLPKSQMTAGRMEYGANNNVRILRYADVLLLNAEAKVRKGQNGDEPFRLIRERAKLAPITNVNLNQILDERRAEFACEWWGERFNDLVRTERAKEVFGAKFTPGVSEYIPIPQTQIDANPNFR; this is encoded by the coding sequence ATGAAAACTTTTCAATATGTCCTGATTGCAAGCTGTTTAGGTCTTTCTTCTAGCCTATCTAGCTGTAATAAATTTTTGGACAAACCCTTAGAAAACCAGCAGCGATCGGAAGAGATCGACTATAGCAACACCGCCTTAATGTACGGCCCCGTATCTGGTGTATATCGTTCGGCTTCCGACGATAACCTAGTCCATTGGATTGATCTTTCCATTCGCTGTATGCGCGATGACGACTACCAGCAGGCCGCACCGAATCCAAATGATAATCCCGAATTAATGGGCATCAAAAACTTTCAAAATGATGTTACTATTCAATCTTACTGGGGAATAAATCAATCCTGGATCAGTTATTACAGTCTCGTCATCGCCGCAAACAATGCTTTGATCGAATTGGATAATTTTGCTGAAAAAATTCCAGTTTCCAATGCGGCGGATATAAAACTGAATAGACAGTACAAAGCCGAAGTCAGGTTTTTAAGAGCATATGCTCACCTGATGGTTTCACGCCTGTTTGGCAATGTACCTATCCTTATTGACAGCGATAACATTGGCCGTTTGGCTACGATCCAAAAAAGTACGGTAGCAGAAGTACGTCAGTTTATCATTGATGAAATGAATGCCTGCTCGGAAGATCTTGAAGATGCTCGTCCAAATCAATCGAAGCACATTGGGGCGGTAACTAAATATTCTGCACTTCTTTTGAAAGCGAAGGCAGCTGCTGATTTGGCCGGGAATGATAATGGTAGTGCTCACTGGAATGATGTTCTGGATGCAACAAACAAAATTATTGCGAGCGGTCGTTTTTCGCTATACCCAAATTACTACGAGCTCTTTAAAATACCGGGAAAATTGTCGAACGAGTCTATCTTTGAGCTGCAATATTCTGATTTCGGCTTAGGGACCGGAGATATTGTTCGTCCGGGCGTCGATTGGGGTACCTTTTTTAAATGGCAGGGCCCTTCTGGGGATCAAAAAGGAAGCCCAATCTCCGGAGCAGGCTGGGTACCACCTTCGCAAAACATCGTTGATTTCTTAACCAATAGAGGTGAAACGGAACGCTTAAAAACAACAATTTTATATTGTGGCGTAGATGGCAATCCGGCGACTACATCGTTAACTCCAAGTGGCGATGTCGTTTATGGCAATCCTTTTGGCGTAAAATATTTCAATGGTAAAGCCTATCTCCCAAAATCGCAGATGACAGCAGGCCGAATGGAATATGGAGCAAACAATAATGTACGTATATTGCGTTATGCGGATGTTCTTTTATTAAATGCCGAAGCGAAGGTCAGGAAGGGACAAAATGGAGATGAGCCTTTTCGTTTGATTCGTGAACGCGCAAAACTAGCACCGATTACAAATGTAAATTTAAATCAGATCTTGGATGAACGTCGAGCTGAATTTGCCTGCGAATGGTGGGGCGAGCGTTTTAATGACCTAGTCCGTACCGAGCGTGCCAAAGAAGTCTTCGGCGCAAAATTCACCCCTGGTGTCAGTGAGTACATACCTATTCCGCAAACTCAGATAGATGCAAACCCTAACTTTCGATAG